The following coding sequences are from one Capsicum annuum cultivar UCD-10X-F1 chromosome 3, UCD10Xv1.1, whole genome shotgun sequence window:
- the LOC107864539 gene encoding malate dehydrogenase, chloroplastic isoform X1 → MRKLLSISSGTFFSICLNRRTMGEMASASATTLSVGSAASFGSIVSPKLQSKAFVAKCNARNYLRNFSGLKAEAFVQCESESSFLGRESVAALRQSITPKSQKDKQRSWNHVQPQASYKVAVLGASGGIGQPLALLIKMSPLVSSLHLYDIANVKGVSADLSHCNTPAQVFDFTGASELANSLKGVDVVVIPAGVPRKPGMTRDDLFNVNANIVKGLVEAVADNCPDAFIHIITNPINSTVPIAAEVLKQKGVYDPKKLFGLTTLDVVRANTFVAREKNLRLIDVDVPVIGGHAGITILPLLSKTRPSIAFTDEEVQELTARIQNAGTEVVEAKAGAGSATLSMAYASARFVESSLRALDGDADVYECSYVQSDLTELPFFASRVKLGRKGIEALISSDLNGLTEYEQKSLEALKPELKASIERGIAYAQKQAVTS, encoded by the exons ATGAGAAAACTCCTTTCCATATCTTCTGGAACATTCTTCTCTATCTGCCTTAACAGAAGAACCA TGGGTGAAATGGCATCAGCATCAGCAACTACTCTCTCCGTTGGCTCAGCTGCATCATTTGGCTCCATAGTGAGCCCAAAATTACAATCAAAGGCCTTCGTTGCGAAATGTAATGCCAGGAACTACCTTAGGAATTTCAGTGGCCTCAAGGCAGAGGCATTTGTACAATGTGAATCGGAGTCATCGTTTCTGGGAAGGGAAAGTGTTGCAGCTCTTCGACAATCCATTACTCCTAAGTCCCAAAAGGATAAGCAGAGATCATGGAACCATGTTCAGCCCCAAGCATCTTATAAAGTGGCTGTTCTTGGAGCTTCTGGCGGCATAGGCCAGCCTCTAGCTCTTCTGATTAAGATGTCACCACTAGTTTCATCGTTGCACCTCTACGATATTGCAAATGTCAAAGGTGTTTCAGCAGACCTCAGCCATTGCAACACGCCCGCTCAGGTTTTTGACTTTACGGGAGCTTCTGAATTGGCCAATTCTTTGAAAGGTGTGGATGTAGTCGTCATACCAGCCGGCGTTCCCAGAAAGCCTGGTATGACACGGGACGATTTGTTCAACGTTAATGCTAATATTGTGAAAGGCTTGGTTGAGGCTGTTGCTGACAATTGTCCAGACGCCTTCATCCACATTATCACCAATCCAATCAACTCCACGGTGCCAATTGCTGCCGAGGTCCTGAAGCAAAAGGGTGTTTATGATCCTAAGAAACTCTTCGGTCTTACCACCCTCGACGTTGTCAGGGCAAACACATTCGTCGCTCGGGAGAAAAACCTGAGACTCATAGACGTTGACGTCCCTGTGATTGGTGGGCACGCGGGGATAACAATTCTGCCCTTGCTATCAAAGACAAGACCATCAATTGCTTTCACTGACGAAGAAGTGCAGGAACTAACCGCGAGGATCCAAAACGCTGGCACAGAGGTTGTCGAGGCAAAGGCAGGAGCCGGATCTGCAACACTGTCAATGGCATATGCATCAGCTAGATTTGTCGAGTCCTCACTACGCGCCCTCGATGGTGATGCTGATGTATACGAGTGTTCTTACGTGCAATCTGACTTGACGGAACTTCCATTCTTTGCATCAAGAGTTAAACTAGGAAGGAAAGGCATCGAGGCGTTGATTTCATCTGATCTCAATGGATTAACTGAGTATGAACAAAAGTCTTTGGAAGCTTTAAAGCCAGAGCTGAAAGCTAGCATTGAGAGGGGGATAGCTTATGCTCAAAAACAAGCAGTGACTTCTTAA
- the LOC107866588 gene encoding golgin subfamily A member 6-like protein 2, with protein sequence MGSFQTKEKRYPKAKVVEGLKYNVRYLKAEVNEIMCMREHESQVNAQEMIIFALKEAEWKKERKKLREEVKKLRRKLEAKEEEEEEEKKCNVKEDKEWHQLATSYLFEQIRHEEVRRDEAIDKWKQLYFAIKIELDDLIHRTNQGGLYWEIEQVKLLEELHRELQDKEEKIALLKEEIASKEQEELKREREIDILRQSLKIMSYNMKATNFSKNLSKSLHM encoded by the exons ATGGGAAGTTTTCAAACAAAGGAGAAAAGATACCCAAAAGCCAAAGTGGTTGAAGGTTTGAAGTATAATGTAAGATATCTTAAAGCTGAGGTGAATGAAATAATGTGCATGAGGGAACATGAAAGTCAAGTTAATGCACAAGAGATGATTATATTTGCATTGAAAGAAGCAGAATGGAAGAAGGAAAGGAAGAAACTAAGAGAGGAAGTGAAGAAGCTGAGAAGGAAGttggaagcaaaagaagaagaagaagaagaagaaaaaaagtgtaaTGTAAAAGAAGATAAAGAGTGGCATCAATTAGCAACAAGTTATTTGTTTGAGCAAATTAGGCATGAGGAAGTTAGAAGAGATGAGGCTATTGACAAGTGGAAACAACTTTATTTTGCCATCAAGATTGAGCTTGATGATCTTATTCATAGGACAAATCAAG GAGGACTTTACTGGGAAATTGAACAAGTGAAGTTATTAGAGGAGCTACATAGGGAGTTGCAAGATAAAGAGGAAAAGATTGCACTTCTAAAAGAGGAAATAGCTTCAAAGGAACAAGAAGAACTCAAGAGGGAAAGGGAGATAGACATTTTGagacaaagtttgaaaataatgagCTACAATATGAAGGCAACAAACTTTTCTAAGAATCTATCAAAAAGTTTGCATATGTAA
- the LOC107864539 gene encoding malate dehydrogenase, chloroplastic isoform X2 yields the protein MASASATTLSVGSAASFGSIVSPKLQSKAFVAKCNARNYLRNFSGLKAEAFVQCESESSFLGRESVAALRQSITPKSQKDKQRSWNHVQPQASYKVAVLGASGGIGQPLALLIKMSPLVSSLHLYDIANVKGVSADLSHCNTPAQVFDFTGASELANSLKGVDVVVIPAGVPRKPGMTRDDLFNVNANIVKGLVEAVADNCPDAFIHIITNPINSTVPIAAEVLKQKGVYDPKKLFGLTTLDVVRANTFVAREKNLRLIDVDVPVIGGHAGITILPLLSKTRPSIAFTDEEVQELTARIQNAGTEVVEAKAGAGSATLSMAYASARFVESSLRALDGDADVYECSYVQSDLTELPFFASRVKLGRKGIEALISSDLNGLTEYEQKSLEALKPELKASIERGIAYAQKQAVTS from the coding sequence ATGGCATCAGCATCAGCAACTACTCTCTCCGTTGGCTCAGCTGCATCATTTGGCTCCATAGTGAGCCCAAAATTACAATCAAAGGCCTTCGTTGCGAAATGTAATGCCAGGAACTACCTTAGGAATTTCAGTGGCCTCAAGGCAGAGGCATTTGTACAATGTGAATCGGAGTCATCGTTTCTGGGAAGGGAAAGTGTTGCAGCTCTTCGACAATCCATTACTCCTAAGTCCCAAAAGGATAAGCAGAGATCATGGAACCATGTTCAGCCCCAAGCATCTTATAAAGTGGCTGTTCTTGGAGCTTCTGGCGGCATAGGCCAGCCTCTAGCTCTTCTGATTAAGATGTCACCACTAGTTTCATCGTTGCACCTCTACGATATTGCAAATGTCAAAGGTGTTTCAGCAGACCTCAGCCATTGCAACACGCCCGCTCAGGTTTTTGACTTTACGGGAGCTTCTGAATTGGCCAATTCTTTGAAAGGTGTGGATGTAGTCGTCATACCAGCCGGCGTTCCCAGAAAGCCTGGTATGACACGGGACGATTTGTTCAACGTTAATGCTAATATTGTGAAAGGCTTGGTTGAGGCTGTTGCTGACAATTGTCCAGACGCCTTCATCCACATTATCACCAATCCAATCAACTCCACGGTGCCAATTGCTGCCGAGGTCCTGAAGCAAAAGGGTGTTTATGATCCTAAGAAACTCTTCGGTCTTACCACCCTCGACGTTGTCAGGGCAAACACATTCGTCGCTCGGGAGAAAAACCTGAGACTCATAGACGTTGACGTCCCTGTGATTGGTGGGCACGCGGGGATAACAATTCTGCCCTTGCTATCAAAGACAAGACCATCAATTGCTTTCACTGACGAAGAAGTGCAGGAACTAACCGCGAGGATCCAAAACGCTGGCACAGAGGTTGTCGAGGCAAAGGCAGGAGCCGGATCTGCAACACTGTCAATGGCATATGCATCAGCTAGATTTGTCGAGTCCTCACTACGCGCCCTCGATGGTGATGCTGATGTATACGAGTGTTCTTACGTGCAATCTGACTTGACGGAACTTCCATTCTTTGCATCAAGAGTTAAACTAGGAAGGAAAGGCATCGAGGCGTTGATTTCATCTGATCTCAATGGATTAACTGAGTATGAACAAAAGTCTTTGGAAGCTTTAAAGCCAGAGCTGAAAGCTAGCATTGAGAGGGGGATAGCTTATGCTCAAAAACAAGCAGTGACTTCTTAA